ACGATCAGATTCGATATGATCTCTCTGTCGATCCGATTAATTGATTCACTCAATGCAAGTTTCTCTAGCACCAGTCTTATGGGGAAGAGCTTTCTTACGTCATTTTCGAGAATCTCCTTTACGTAAAAACTCTTGGCGGCTCCCGGAGCGACAAGACCATCTTCCTTCAGTTTGTGGAGAGCTCCCCTTACCGGAGTAGAAGAAACGCCGTAGATTCTCTTCAGCTTCTCTATCGTCAATCTCGCTCCGGGAGGGATTTCCAGTTCTACGATGCTATCCCTTATTGATCTATAGAGTTGCTGCTGGATTCCCTGAAAGTGATTCGTGTCTGCCGATCTGTTCAAAGTGATCCCTCCAGGAAGTGCGGGAAAGCTTTCAAAAATGAAGCAGTATCCCTTAGAGTTTCTATCTGATCTTCGTCGCAGAAAACTTCGACACTGTAGTCACCGACATAACCGGATATGCTCAGCATATTCAAGAAGCTCTGAAAATCAATTGCTCCCCGTCCAAGAGGTTTGTGATTCGAATCTGCAAGGTGAACATGTTTTATTAGCTCAATGTTCGAATTTACAAAGAAGGAATCCTCTATCTCATCAAAATGGTCAGAATCAAGGAGAATTCCAAAACTGTTCAGCTCTCTCTCAGAAAGAAAAGAGGCGGTTTCGGCACAGTTATTAAGAATCGGGCAGACAACCTTCCTCAATGGTTCTATTAAGACGGACAACCCCTCGAGTTCACTCCTTACATACGAATCGATTCTCTCCAGCGATTCGCCAAGTCTCTCGAGTGACCTCTGGAGACCATCGGACCAAATCACTCCCCTTAATCTGCCTATATTAAGGTTCACTCCTAGATCATGAGCCTTTTTTGCTGCCAGCAAGAAGGAATTCAGCGCTCTCTTTCTTTCGTTCGCATCTATGTGATTCAGATAGAGGCCGGCAGTTCCAGCCATCTCACCGGTGCAGAGAAATACGCACTTCAAAGAGAACTGTTTCTCAAGGCGTTCAACCTTTCCAACATCCACTTTTTCGGGGTCGGCGATCATCAGCTCAAAGGAGTTGAAACCCGCACCCGCCACAGCAGCGATTGTATCTTCCAACTTACCGGTTAGGCCTGTGACCTTTGCACCGGCCGGAATATCCTCGTTGGCGATCATAAAACTTACTGCCATATCTTTCACCTCAGCTCGCCGCACTCACTAATGCCATTGAGAGCGACACCTCTTTTGCGAATTCATTGTCACTCCTCGACGTGAGAACAACGGGAAATCCTGCTCCCAAAAGAAGCCCGGCCGTCTTTGCTTTTCCTAGATGTACGAGGCCTTTAATGAGGTTGGCTGCAGATTCCAGATTAGAACAGACTAGTATGTCGGCCTCACCTCCGACCTTTGACGTAATCCCCTTCTTCAGGGCCGCGTCCCTTTTCAGGGCAGTATCTATGGGCATTGGCCCGTCTGCGAGACACATTCCAAATTGCCCTCTTTCTGCCATTTTCGATAACACCGCTCCTTCAACGAGGTCGCGATTCGTTACCGATACTCGCTCGTTTATGCCAATTATCGCCACCTTTGGTTCATTGATCCCGATCGATCTTGCAAACTCTACGGCATTCTTGAGTATCTCCACCTTATCCTTCAAATCCGGAGCGATGTTGACCGTCCCATCCGTTATGAAAAGTAGTCTTGGATACTCCGGGATCTCCATACAGGAAATGTGACTTATAAGCCTCCCGCTAGCCTTCACTCTGCCGCTCTTGAAGAGTGCTCTTAAAAACACAGTGGTATTGATGTCACCCTTCATTAGCACGGCGGGTATATCTCCCTCCAAAGCAGTGACTGCATTTGAAGCATTCTCCTCTTCGGATTCCCCTTCGACTACGCGAGTCATGTTCAGAAACCTTTCAGACGCTGCCTCATTTATCTCTTCTAATCTTCCGAATAGAGTGAATTCAAAATTGCCGTTAGAGGAGGCAACTGACTCTATGGCCTCCATTGTCTTACGATCATGCGGTTGCACGCAATTTATTCTCACGCGCTTCTGCAACTTGCTTGCTTCATGAATGAACTCAGAAAGGGAATTAATCATCGATTATCACCTCAGTATTCCAGGGGCTCTTCTATTCCCCGTATTACTCTGTGCACTCCGTCTGCAAGGCTTTCCATCTCGAACTCTCCAGGGAATAGAAGAACTCTGATACCCTTCAGTTTCGCAAGTAGTCTCTCTCTGACGTAGTCACACTTCACTACTCCGCCCGTAATGGCAAGGGCATCGGGAACTCCGTCAAATACGGCAAGCAGACTGTATGAGTATTTTGTAATGTTATAAATGTACGCTTCAAGAGGCATGGAATCGATTTCTCCATTCTTGACACCTTCGGCGATCCGTTCAACGTCACGCATTCCGAAGTGGGAAAACAGACCACCCCTGTGAGCCAAATAGTCTAGATAATCGTCTCTTGAGCGAGCAAACTCTGCCAATTCGTGAGTCGGGAGTGCGCCAGCTCTCTCCACAGAAAATGGGCCTTCCTTGTCACTGTTGTATAGATCGACCATCTTTCCGTTTAGATGGGCACTTACCGACGAGCCGCCTCCCAGATGAGCCACTATGAGCTTCGCTTCTTCGTAGCTCTTTCCCAGTTCAGTCGCAGCTTTCTTCGCGACCGCCTTCATGTTCAACGCGTGGGAGAGTGAATTTCTTCTGATCTCCTGTATTCCCGTTACTCTTGCCCACTCGGCCAGTTCG
The nucleotide sequence above comes from Mesotoga sp. BH458_6_3_2_1. Encoded proteins:
- a CDS encoding sugar phosphate isomerase/epimerase family protein, with translation MAVSFMIANEDIPAGAKVTGLTGKLEDTIAAVAGAGFNSFELMIADPEKVDVGKVERLEKQFSLKCVFLCTGEMAGTAGLYLNHIDANERKRALNSFLLAAKKAHDLGVNLNIGRLRGVIWSDGLQRSLERLGESLERIDSYVRSELEGLSVLIEPLRKVVCPILNNCAETASFLSERELNSFGILLDSDHFDEIEDSFFVNSNIELIKHVHLADSNHKPLGRGAIDFQSFLNMLSISGYVGDYSVEVFCDEDQIETLRDTASFLKAFPHFLEGSL
- a CDS encoding phosphate acyltransferase, encoding MINSLSEFIHEASKLQKRVRINCVQPHDRKTMEAIESVASSNGNFEFTLFGRLEEINEAASERFLNMTRVVEGESEEENASNAVTALEGDIPAVLMKGDINTTVFLRALFKSGRVKASGRLISHISCMEIPEYPRLLFITDGTVNIAPDLKDKVEILKNAVEFARSIGINEPKVAIIGINERVSVTNRDLVEGAVLSKMAERGQFGMCLADGPMPIDTALKRDAALKKGITSKVGGEADILVCSNLESAANLIKGLVHLGKAKTAGLLLGAGFPVVLTSRSDNEFAKEVSLSMALVSAAS
- the buk gene encoding butyrate kinase — encoded protein: MSLILVINPGSTSTKVAVFGDGNEVFKKTLPLDDDMLDLPLFPDQYTIRKDQILRELDRNGIRPSQLTAVAARGGRLKPLNSGVYRINREMVDDARKGLQGIHPANTAVVIAFELAREFGMQAFTVDPISVDELAEWARVTGIQEIRRNSLSHALNMKAVAKKAATELGKSYEEAKLIVAHLGGGSSVSAHLNGKMVDLYNSDKEGPFSVERAGALPTHELAEFARSRDDYLDYLAHRGGLFSHFGMRDVERIAEGVKNGEIDSMPLEAYIYNITKYSYSLLAVFDGVPDALAITGGVVKCDYVRERLLAKLKGIRVLLFPGEFEMESLADGVHRVIRGIEEPLEY